TGCCGACTGGAGGCCAGGCCGCTCGCGGAGGCCACCGAGTGGCTGGCAGAGTACCGCAAGTTCTGGGAGGCCAGCTTTGAGCGCCTAGATGCCCTTCTGGACGAGATGAAGGCCAAGAAAGCGAGACATCGCAGTAAACGAGCCAAAGGAGACCCCTGATGGTGAAAACGAAGACTCTGCAGGTCGCCACGCCCACCGACCGAGAAGTCGTCATGACCCGCGTCTTCCACGCGCCGCGCGAGCTCGTGTTCGAGGCCTGGACGCAATGCGAGCACGTGAAGCGCTGGATGATCGGTCCGGAAGGCTGGACGATGCCCATCTGCGAGATCGATCTCCGCCCGGGCGGGGCAAACCGGTTCGTCTGGCGCCGTGCCAACGGAAGCGAGATGGAGATCCGAGGTGTGTATCAAGACATCCGGCCGCCCGAGCGGCTCGTCTTTACCGAGTCGTGGGGACGGGACTGGCCCGAAACGACGAACACGCTCGCCCTCACCGAGAAGAACGGGCAGACGACGACGACACTCACGGTGCTCTACCCATCCAAGGAAGCGCGCGACGCCGCGCTCGAGACCGGGGGCACGGAAGGCATGGAACAGGGGTATCGGCGTCTCGACGCCTACCTGGCGTCTATGCGCAAGGCCTGAGTCATTTTTCCAGCCACCCCGGGCGGCGGCGCAACCCCGATCGCTCACCGGGCTTGGTCACGGTTCTGCACCGAGTCGTTCCGCAAGCCATTCCGCGATCTCCTCGATGATGAACGGGTGCTCGTCGAAGATTCGAGTCGCGTGGCCGGCTCCTTCGATGACCCGGACCTCTGCTGATTTCGATTGGCTCGCGAGAGCCTCGAAGATGGCATCGATGAACTCGCGGCTGACTTCGCTTTCCTCGCTCGTACGGATAAAGAGCCACGGCACGCCACTCGCGTCCACCGCCGCGATGGATTCATCGGAAAACGACCCCGGTGAAAGAATGACATAGGCCGCGATTCGCTCTCCCCCCTGTCGCAGCGCCTCAGCGATCGCCTCCCCGCTGTAGCTGGCACCTACGGCAGCGCGTCGGTCCGAGTCGATACCGGGTCGAGCGGAGATCCATCGAAGCGCCACGTGGATGTCCTCGTACGTTTTCTCGAGAATCCGGAGATTTTCCTCGTATGGCTCTTCGAACCGTCCCAAGTTGTCGCTTTCACCATTGCCGCGCAGGTCGAGGCGCAGCGAAGCGACTCCGCGCTTCGCCAGCTCTTCTGCGAGCTCCTGATACTCGGCTCGCGAGCCCGCGGCCCGGTGAAGCAGAAGCGCAGCCGGCGCGAGCTCGGTGTCCGATTCAGCCGGTCGCCACTCGCCGACGAGCCGCCATCCGTTACTCTCCAATTCGACCCGCTCATCCTCGGGCAGTCCGCGCGCGAGTGCGGCAGGCAACAAGAAAGACGCCACGAGACCGAGGGTTCGAGTAGCGCGAGAGTTGCTCCTCACCGTCTTCGCCTCCAGCTACTGATGCTCAACCCGCTTCGCCACTTGGTACACCGAGTTTCGGTATCTCGTCAGGCGAAGCTCGCTTACAGAGCCGACAGCACCGAATCGGGTTCTTCGGCGGGGACGCCATCCACGAGCCGCAGCGTTTGACTCGAGAGGGTCGCGAGGCGCTCTCCCGGGAGAACGAATCCCGTGAGATTGACGGGATCGGCGGCCGAGACTTCGAGGGTCTCTCCCGAGCGCCCTTCCCGGCGGAGAGCGCGCAAGAGCTCGATGGCCTCCGGGAGCGCGAACTGCTCTCCGAGGTAGCCGGAGACGAATCGCCCTCCTCGGATCTCCCCCCGCGCCTCGAGCCTCCGATAGGCGTAAAGAAGATCGCGCCAGGCGGGAGCGAGTGACTCTCGTGCCAGTAGGTCGCGAAACACGACTCCCCAGCGAGTCAGGAGCTGCTTGGCAAAGCGCTCGGTTGCGTCGTCGACGGTGCTTCGATCCCTGGCGAGAAGCGACCACCGTCCCCGCGATGCGCGGTGACGTTCGCGATTCAGCAGGGAACGAAGGGCGTCGAAACCGTCACCGGTAGCATCACCGTGCGCGACGAGCTCCCGGAGGGCGGTCTCGACTTCTTGAACCGACCTCTCGCTGTACCTCGCGATCTCCGAGAGGAACGATGCCCCCCTGCCCTGGAGGATCGACCTCACATGCTGGGCATCTCGAGAGAGGGACTCCTCTGTCCCCTCATTGGTTTCGCGTAGTCCCAAGAGCCAATCGAGGTCCTCGCGAAAGAAGAGTGAGATCGGGACGACCCGGCTTACTCGAGTCGACGTAGCCTTCGAGAGTCTTCCCCAGGCCACCTCTCCGGAAAAGCAGAGCTGATCGAGATACTCCGGCCGATAGTCGGACAAACGCATCGGAAGGACGAAGCTCTCCCACGCCGCCGCGGGGACCTCGTAGCCCTGAAGCTGATCGACGAGTCGAGCGAGCCCCTCGACCCCGTGGAGCCTGGAGCTTTCCGAAAGATGTTGCCAGCGGAGGAGGAAGCGCATGAAGTCGGCCGTCGAGACCGGCTCGATCTCGCGGCGGAGGCGGCCCAGCGTGAGGCGGTGGATGCGAGCGAGAATTCGTCTCTGACACCACTCCACTTCGCCACCGGAATCGCCGGTGAAACTCCCGCGGAGTACCTGGCCTTCGGCCTCGAGCGTCAGCAGCGCCGTTTGCACGAGGCCGTCGCGAAGCCCGAGCTTCTCGACAAAGAAGCTCGCTTTTCGCGGTCCGGTCGAATCGAGCCACCCGCGCACGATGGAGACCGCCGCGGCTTCTTCGCTTTCGACGCTCGTTCCCGGAATCCACGCCAGCTCCGAGGCGAGCTCTCCTTGCGGAATGGCCTTCTCAACGAGCGCCCGTCGCTCTGCGGCGAGCCAGAAGACCGCGTCACCGATCCGGAAACGTGCGGCTCGGCGCTCGCTCGAGAGATCTTCGAGCCACGAGCCCCATTCCGCCGTCTCCGGCACCAGCACGAGGGTGAGCAGGGCATCGTGGAGCTCGTCGGCGCTTCTGACGAGTGGCCAGGCCTCTTCTTCCACGAGAGCGATCGCGGCGGGATCGAGCCGACCGAGCTCGCTCGCGTCTCCCGCGTCCAGGGTGCGCCGGAGCTGCACCGCACGGGCGCGGCGCTCCTCGAGGGGCGCGTCGTCGAGAAAGGCGTAGGGATTCGCATTCACGATCTCGTGGGAGAAGGGCGAAGGTACGACGCTCTCTTTCACCACACAGCGGATCGCTCCGGTCTCGATGCTCTCGAGGATTGCCTTCAATCCGTCCAGATCCATCGCTTCGTGGAGGCAGTCCGAGATGGTCTCGTTCACCAGGGGATGATCGGGAATCCGGATCGGTCCGGGTAGATTCTCGGCGCAGGCGGCCTGATCGGGGAAGACCGCGGCGAGGAGATCGTCGGCACGCATTCGCTGAATGGGCGGCGGTACTTTTTTCCCTCCACGAAAGCGCGGGACGGCGAGCGAACGACCGAGGCTCCAGCGCCAGCGCGCGGTGAACATCGGCGCCGCGAGAAGCGCCTGGGTGAGGACCGGCTCCACCGTCCCGGTCTTGACGAAGGCGGGTACGATCTCGAGGGGAAATGCATGCTGCTCGCTCAGCGAAACGATGATCCCGTTATCGGTGGCGGCCGCCTGGAGCTCGAGGTTGAACGAGCGACAGAAGCGTTTGCGGAGCGCGAGCCCCCAGGCGCGATTGATGCGGGAGCCGAAAGGAGCGTGCACCACGAGCTGCATCCCACCCGATTCGTCGAAGAAGCGCTCGATGACGACGGTGGTGAAGGACGGAACGGCACCGAGGGCGCGCTCGCCCGCCTCCACGTACTCGACAAGCTCCTCGGCTCCCAGGCGGCACAGCCCCGCGCTCTCGGTCAGACGACGGAGCCGGTCCTCGCGTGTCTCACCGGAGGAGACGGCTACGGCCTCCCGGAGCTCGGAGACTTCTCGAGAGAGCTCGATGGTTCGGCCGGGTGCCTCGCCCCGCCAGAACGGAATGGACGGTGGGGCCCCGTGAGCATCCTCGACGCGGACGCGGCCCGATTCCACGCGGCGGATGCGCCAGGAATGGGTGCCCAGAAGGAATACATCGCCGGCGAGGCTCTCGACGGCGAAGTCCTCGTCGAGCGTCCCCACGATCTTTTCCTCGGGCTCGGCCAC
The Vicinamibacteria bacterium genome window above contains:
- a CDS encoding SRPBCC family protein → MVKTKTLQVATPTDREVVMTRVFHAPRELVFEAWTQCEHVKRWMIGPEGWTMPICEIDLRPGGANRFVWRRANGSEMEIRGVYQDIRPPERLVFTESWGRDWPETTNTLALTEKNGQTTTTLTVLYPSKEARDAALETGGTEGMEQGYRRLDAYLASMRKA
- a CDS encoding alpha/beta hydrolase produces the protein MRSNSRATRTLGLVASFLLPAALARGLPEDERVELESNGWRLVGEWRPAESDTELAPAALLLHRAAGSRAEYQELAEELAKRGVASLRLDLRGNGESDNLGRFEEPYEENLRILEKTYEDIHVALRWISARPGIDSDRRAAVGASYSGEAIAEALRQGGERIAAYVILSPGSFSDESIAAVDASGVPWLFIRTSEESEVSREFIDAIFEALASQSKSAEVRVIEGAGHATRIFDEHPFIIEEIAEWLAERLGAEP
- a CDS encoding DEAD/DEAH box helicase, which gives rise to MTSFHPLVAEWFDGRFGRPTEPQLRGWPVIASGRDVLISAPTGSGKTLAAFLLAIDGLVKEAATSVLPDAVRVVYVSPLRALSNDVHKNLDVPLTGIRALAGQKGILLSPIRTAVRTGDTTTAERQKMLRTAPHVLVTTPESLFIVLTAARSRELLRSVETVIVDEIHALADDKRGAHLALSLERLDRLVMEASGKRPQRIGLSATVKPVEEVARFLSPDAEIVPIGHRRDMELSVVVPRDELGSVASNEMWAEIYDRLAELIQSHRTTLVFVNTRRLSERVAHHLEERLGEKAVLAHHGSLSRGVRLRAEDELKRGVIKAVVATASLELGIDVGTIDLVCQIGTPRSLSVFLQRVGRSGHFLSATPKGILFATTRDELVECAALVRGIRSGELDALEIPEAPLDVLAQQIVAAVAADDWGEEELYRAVRCAYPYRNLARGDFEAVVEMLSEGIASSRGRTAAYVHRDRVNGRLRGRRNARLTAITSGGAIPDNAAYFVVAEPEEKIVGTLDEDFAVESLAGDVFLLGTHSWRIRRVESGRVRVEDAHGAPPSIPFWRGEAPGRTIELSREVSELREAVAVSSGETREDRLRRLTESAGLCRLGAEELVEYVEAGERALGAVPSFTTVVIERFFDESGGMQLVVHAPFGSRINRAWGLALRKRFCRSFNLELQAAATDNGIIVSLSEQHAFPLEIVPAFVKTGTVEPVLTQALLAAPMFTARWRWSLGRSLAVPRFRGGKKVPPPIQRMRADDLLAAVFPDQAACAENLPGPIRIPDHPLVNETISDCLHEAMDLDGLKAILESIETGAIRCVVKESVVPSPFSHEIVNANPYAFLDDAPLEERRARAVQLRRTLDAGDASELGRLDPAAIALVEEEAWPLVRSADELHDALLTLVLVPETAEWGSWLEDLSSERRAARFRIGDAVFWLAAERRALVEKAIPQGELASELAWIPGTSVESEEAAAVSIVRGWLDSTGPRKASFFVEKLGLRDGLVQTALLTLEAEGQVLRGSFTGDSGGEVEWCQRRILARIHRLTLGRLRREIEPVSTADFMRFLLRWQHLSESSRLHGVEGLARLVDQLQGYEVPAAAWESFVLPMRLSDYRPEYLDQLCFSGEVAWGRLSKATSTRVSRVVPISLFFREDLDWLLGLRETNEGTEESLSRDAQHVRSILQGRGASFLSEIARYSERSVQEVETALRELVAHGDATGDGFDALRSLLNRERHRASRGRWSLLARDRSTVDDATERFAKQLLTRWGVVFRDLLARESLAPAWRDLLYAYRRLEARGEIRGGRFVSGYLGEQFALPEAIELLRALRREGRSGETLEVSAADPVNLTGFVLPGERLATLSSQTLRLVDGVPAEEPDSVLSAL